A window of Paenibacillus phoenicis genomic DNA:
ACGGCAACGTACCGCTGGTTTTCGGTGTCCAAGGTGACTGTCTCAGCCTCTACATAGGGGGCGGCAGCGGCTTGCACGTCTTCCAACGTCACTTTGTCCCTATCGCTCAGCGCCATCACGGCCGCCCGCAAATCGGAAAGCTTGATCAGCAGCTTCGTTTCGCCGTCGGCTTGGGCGGAGACGATATCTTCGGAGACGTTGACCATCCCTTGAGAATTCGTTACCGACTGCACGACCAGCGTGCCGATCACGAGCAGCATGGCAACTAAGAGCAGCACAGAGATTAAAGCATAACCTTGCTCTTGGCGGATTGTGGCTAGTCCTCGTTTTGTCATCCACACGCACCTCACGAAATCAGTTTGATGGAAACGAACAGATAGATTGGCTCGACCTTGGGCTCATTCTTTAGCGCCACTTGAAGGTTCACCCACAGATCGTTAGGGCCTTTGGAAAAAGTGGTGCCGGTTAAATCCAACCTCTCGTCGCTGAAACGTTCGCCGTTGAGGAGAAGCTGTCCCCCGACAAGCTGAAAGCGGAGCGTCTGGGTCGTTTCCGTCAGCGCATCGGTGACCACTTCCGCTTGAAATTGCGTAAAGGTGCCCGAGCCCGAAATGGACACGGCGTTTCTCAGCTTGGTCTGAAGGGCTGAACTGAGCGTGATCGCTTCGTTCCGAAGCTGGGTTTCATGGTTAACCCGTCCAAAAGCGAACAGCGATGTGGTCAGCACGGTAGACACCAGGACGACCAGCAATCCGGATAAAGCCAAGGCGGCCAGCAGCTCCACCAGCGTAATTCCGTCTTCCCGGCGAATCAGCCGCAATCGATGCTTCATGACGAGCCCCCTCCGGCGATTGCGTAGTTTTTCTTCACAGCCCCGGTTATCGAGACTTTGTGTCTATATTCGCCTGCGCCCTGGGATGGGTCAGGCTGCCAATAGGCTGTTACGGTGATGTACAGAATGTCAGGATGGGAAGGATAGTCCGAATGATGGCTGCTCACCTCGGTTTCTAGCAAATAGATTCCGCGAGTGATATTCGGCAGCGTTCCCGGGGATCGGCTAGCCCAAGTCTGCAGCTGCGAAAACCCCATCGCTTGCACCTCGTGCAGTCGGGCGTTCGCCAGATGGGTTGCGGATAAACGCTGATTCGTAAGTCTGCTCTGCGATGCACTGTTCGAGAAATAAGATAACAAAGCTAAGCAGACGACGGAGAGAATCACTAACGCCAGGGCTACCTCAAGTAAGGTCAGACCGTCTTCCCGCGCAAATGCCCGGAGAAGAGGTGATTTTTTTTGTCTATAGGCAGGTTCCATGACCGTCCCCTCGCTTTCAAAACGGGATACATATGCAGAGTGTTGTTAATCGATAGAGAGTTCTGTCGACCTATGTAATCTAGGTATATTTTACTACAAAAATGATAGCATCGTTTTAGTGAAAGGTATATAATCGGTATTAAATTACTACGATTTATTTTTCTGGAACTATTTTTGTTTGCTATAAATAGGACAATAGAACTATTAATTAAATCGCATGAAAACTCCAACAGGGATGAGGTGAACCATGTACACGATCAAGAAAAGGTTGGGTGAACTTCTGCTGGAATCCGGAATCATCACGGAGCAGCAGCTGCAAGCCGCTTTGGAGGAACAGCAGCGCACCAGAAAAAAGCTTGGTGACGTGTTGTTAGCACAAGGCGTCTTGACGGAGCACCAGCTCATCGAGGTGTTGGAATTTCAGCTGGGTATTCCTCATGTCACACTATCCAGGTTTCAAATTGATACGAAATTAAGCCAGGTCATTCCGGAGCAAATGGCCAGACGGTATCAAGTGCTTCCGATCCGCGTAGACGGACGTAAACTCATGGTTGCAATGGCCGATCCTTTGGATCTGTTTATCATCGACGACCTCAGAATGAGCACCGGCTTTACGATCGAACCGGCGATTATTTCGCGGGGCGAGCTGCAGCGGGGCATTGCCCGGTTGTATGGTCTGCAGGACTCCATGAATGAAATGATCAAGGATCTTGGGGCCGGCACCGCTCAAATTGAAGTTGAAGATGCGGTGATTCAGGGTGAGGAATCGCCTGTCGTCCGGCTGGTGCAGCAAATGATTGAGCAGGCGGTGCGCCTTGGCGCCAGCGACATTCACGTCGATCCGATGGAGACCCAACTGGCGATCCGTTATCGGATTGATGGACAGCTGCGCAATGAGCGGACGATTCCGAAGTCGATGCAAGGCGTCATCATCGCCAGGCTGAAGATTCTCGGCAACCTGAACATCGCTGAACGGCGGTTACCGCAGGATGGCCGGATCAAAATGCTGGTGGATGGCCAAACGATCGATATCCGTTTGTCGTCGCTGCCAACCGTCCATGGAGAAAAAATCGTCATGCGGCTGCTCGACCTTGCCGAAGGCGTGAAGGGCTTGGACAAGCTGGGCATGACGGAGCAGACGTTAAGCCTGTTCCGGCGCATGATTGAGAAGCAGCACGGCATGGTTCTGCTGACCGGGCCAACGGGGAGCGGGAAGACGACGACCTTGTATTCGGCCCTGCAGCACTTGAACCGGGAAGAAACGAATATCATTACGGTCGAAGATCCGGTGGAGTACACGCTGGACGGCGTGAACCAAATGCAGGTTCATCCGGCTGCCGGATTGACGTTTGCCAGGGGGTTGCGCTCCATCCTGCGTCAGGATCCCAACATTATCATGGTGGGGGAAATCCGCGATCTGGAAACGGCGGAGATTGCAATTCGTGCTTCTTTAACCGGGCATCTCGTATTTTCGACTTTACATACCAATGATGCGGTGAGTACGGTCGTCCGGCTGCGTGACATGGGGATCGAGCCGTACTTGATCGCCTCGTCGCTAATCGGGATCGTGGCCCAGAGGCTGGTGCGCTGCATCTGCCCGGACTGCAAAACGGCCTATACGCCAGATCGGCAGGAAATGATTTATCTGGAGCGTCTCGGCATTCAAACGGACAAGCTGTACCGCGGCAACGGCTGCGGCACCTGCGGCAAAACCGGCTACCGTGGCCGGATGGCGGTGCATGAAGCGCTGCTGATCAGCGACGACCTGCGCACGGCGATTGTGGAAGGCCGCTCAATTCATGAGCTGCGCCGGATGGCGAAGGAGCAAGGGATGACGCCGTTGTTTGCCGACGGGATCCAGAAAGCGCTGGAGGGACAAACCACCTTGCAGGAAATCATCCGTGAAGTGGAAGAGGGAGAGCGATGAATCAAGGACCGATCGTGACGGACGGGACGTTTAACGGACTGTTGAAGCAGGCGTTTGATGCCGGCGCCTCCGATTTGCACGTGACGGTGAATTCGCCTCCGGTGCTGCGCATCGATGGAGCGCTTCGCGCCCTGGACGGAGAGCTGCTCTCGCCGTCCATGCTGGAGCAGATCGTGCAAGAGCTGATGAGCCCGGCGCAGTATAAGAAATTCACGGAGTTCGGGGAGCTGGATTTCTCTTACGGCGTGCCGGGCCTCTCCCGGTTTCGCATCAATGTCTTCCGGCAGCGGGGCTCGATCAGCATCGCGGCCAGGGTCATTTCGCCTTCGATCCCGCCCTTCGAAACGTTAAATTTGCCGCCGGTGCTGTTGAAGCTGGCGCAGAAGCCGCAAGGGTTGTTTCTGGTTACCGGCCCGACGGGAAGCGGCAAATCAACGACGTTGGCTTCGTTGATTGACCATATTAATCATACCCAGCGCAAGCATATCGTAACGCTGGAGGATCCGATCGAATACTTGCACCGCCACGACAAGTCGATCATTAATCAGCGGGAGGTGGGGCTGGATACGTTGTCTTTTGATAACGGACTGCGGGCTGCGCTTCGTCAAGATCCGGATATCATCTTGGTTGGCGAGATGCGCGATCCGGAGACGATTCGGACGGCCATCACGGCGGCCGAAACCGGTCATCTCGTCTTTGCCACCTTACATACGGCGGACGCTCCGCAAACGATCGATCGGATCATTGATGCTTTTCCACCGGCCCAGCAGGGGCAGATCCGGATTCAGCTGGCTTCGGTGTTGCTGGCAATCCTATCGCAGCGGCTGCTTCCGTCCCGCAGCGGGAAAGGGCGGGTGTGCGCGACGGAATTGCTGCTCAATCCGCCGGCGGTCGGCAACCTGATCCGGACGGAGAAGGTGCACCAAATTCGAAGCGTGATGCAGACAAGCTCCCAGCTTGGGATGCACACGCTGGAGATGAGTCTGCGTGAGCTGCTGCGGCAAGGGGCCATTGATGAGGCTGCAGCCCGGCCATACCTAGCGGAAAGCCCTCATTAATTCACGAGGTTAAGTAAACAGCAGATGTGTGAAGCGGAAGGACAGATGGAAGATGCCCCAGTACGTATATCAGGGCAAGGATGTGGTGGGGAAGCGATGCAAAGGGGCTCTGCAAGCCCCGGATCGGCCAACCGCGCTTGCCGAACTCAAGAGGCAGCAAATCGTAGTAACGGGTCTGCGTGAGCAGCGCGAGACGGTGTGGAATAAAGAGTTTTACCTGGGCAGCCCGGTGAAGAACGAGCAGTTCGTCGTGTTTTGCCGGCAGTTTGCCACGATGATTAAGGCGGGAATCTCGATCGTGGAGGCGACCGCGATCTTAGCGGAGCAATCGGAAAGCAAACCGCTGAAGAAGACGCTGGCTGAAGTAACCGCCGAGCTCCGTAAGGGCAATACGCTCTCCGGGGCGGTCGCGGCGTACCCGCGGATTTTTCCGTCGATCTTTGTACATATGGTTCGCGCAGGGGAAGAGGCAGGCAGCATGGAAGAGACGCTGGAGCGGCTTGCGGTGTATTTTGAAAAAGCGCATGTCACGCGGGAGAAAGTGAAGTCCGCGATGACCTATCCGCTGATCGTCAGCGTGATGGCCGTGTTTGTGATTATCTTCCTGTTGAAATTTATGATTCCCCGCTTTCAAGCGATGTTCGCTGAATTAGGCGGTGATTTGCCCGCGATTACGAGGTTTACGCTTACCCTCAGCCGCAGTGTGGAACAGCATTGGATCGTATGGCTGCTGGCCGCTTTGGCGGCGGTTGCTGTGGTCTACCTGCTCTTGAAGTGGGAGCGAGGGGCGTATGCTTGGGATTATATCAAGCTCAAAGTCCCCGTGTTCGGGATGCTCAATCGGAAAAGCGCGATCGCCCAGATGACGCGGACGTTGTCTTCGTTGTTTGCCAGCGCGGTGCCGGTGCTTCAAGCCTTGGCGATCGTAGAGAAGGCCGTCGGCAACAGGGTGATCGGAGCGACGCTGCAGGAATGCCAGGCATCGCTGCGCCAAGGACGGCCGCTGTCAGAGCCGCTGCGCCAGTCGTGGGTGTTTCCGCCGCTGGTCACCCAGATGATTCGGGTTGGTGAGGAGACCGGTTCGATCGATGCGATGCTGGGCAAGGTGGCCGATTTTTATGAACGGGACGTTGAGAACACGGTGGACAAGCTGAAGCAGCTGATCGAGCCGGCGATGATTTTGCTGCTGGCTGGCGTGGTTGGCTTTATCATTGCTTCGGTAATGATCCCGATGCTTAGTATTTATCAAAGTATCAGCTGAATTGGGTTGAGCTCACGAAGTGAAGCAAATTATTTTAGGAGGTTAATTATTATGACAGCACTTATCCAACGGATTCAACGATTGCGCAAGGAAGAGAAGGGGATTACGCTCGTCGAGTTGCTGGCCGTTATCGTCATTATCGGGGTGATCGCTGCAATCGCGGTGCCTTTGATTTCCGGGTTGTTGAACGATACGAAGGAGAATGCCAGAACAGCAACGGCAAACCAGCTGTATGAAGCGGCGAGATTGAGATCGATTACGAAAAACAACGGGGAAGTTACAGGGACGCATAAGCTGTCCGACTTGGTTAGTGAAAAATACATCCAGAGCGGAATTACAGATCCCAAAACCGGGGCGGCATTAGGCGACAATACTTCCGTAAATCTGGACAATTGGAATACGGAGAATGCTGTAGTCACGTTGATCATCGGCAGTGATAGCGTCAGTTTTAAAACCTCTGAATTAAAAGCAGGTAAGAAGCTTGCTTCTTCTACAGACTGAAGCGGATGGACGCGAATATGATCCTGACGGCGCTGAATGTTGCCGGTGGGCTGGCCCTGGGGCCGGTCCTGGCGTGGTACGGGCGCCGGCTGGTGGCGAAGCGCGGGCTGCTGCGCGCAAGCAGCAGCCAAGCCGCAGGCCCGGCAGCGGGCGAAGCGGCCGCCGCCCTTGGGACGGCGGCGCTGTTCGCGCTGATGCACCTGCAATTCGGTGCATCGGGCGCATGGGCGCTCGGCCTGCTGCTGAGCGCGCTGGCCGTGCTGTGCGCGGTCACTGACCTGACCGCGCATATTATCCCCAACGGCGCCGTCCTAGGCTTCGGCGCCGTGCTGCTCGTCGCCGCCCCGCTGGCGGGCGGCGTGCCGTTGTGGAGCCAAGCGCTGGGCGCGCTTGGCGGCGGCGGTCTGCTGCTGCTGATCGCCCTCCTCACCTCCGGGAAAGGGATGGGGATGGGCGACGTGAAGCTGCTGACCGTCTTTGGCTGGGTCGTCGGCTTTCCCGGCGTGCTCCTGGCCTTGTTTCTGGCCAGCGCAGCCGGCGCGGCCGCCGGACTGCTGCAGCTGGCGTGGGGCCGCAGAAGACGCGGCCAGACGCTGGCGTTTGGTCCCTTTTTGGCAATCGGCACCCTGGTGGTTTACATGTATGGAAAGGAGATCATCCATTGGTATCTGCAAAACGTCATTCCTTTTTACTAAACCGGCGGTCGGCCCACATTGGGATTACGATCGATGAGGATGGAATCCGTTTCGTCAAATTTGACGCCAAACGTGGCATCGTAGAACGGGCCGGCTTGCTGCCGGTGGATGCCGAACTGAACGAGGACGGGGTTCCCGACGTGTCCGGCTTCACCGAGATGGTGAAGCGCTGGGCGAACCGCCGGGGACTAGCCGGGAAGAAAGTTCGTCTAGCGGCGCCCACCTCCCAATCGTTTATCCGCTTGCTCCAGGTCCCGAAGGTGAGCAAAAGGCAGCAACGCCGCGTGACCGAACTGGAGATCGAAGGCAGCATTCGCCTGCCGTTTGAGGATCCGGTGATTGACTACCATTGGATCGAGGAGCGCGAGGAGGGGGAGGCGCTGCTCACGTTTGTGGCCGCCGTGCCGCGTCCGATCATTCAAGAGATGGTGTCTTCACTGGAACAAGCTGGACTTCGTCTGGAAGCGGTCGATTTGGCGGCCATTGCGCTGTCGCGCATCCTTCGGCAGCAGCGCCTGCTAGGGGAATCCGGCAATGTGATGGCGATTAATTTCAAAGCCAAAGAAGCGGAGGTCTATACCTACCACCAGGGGTTGCCTGATTTCGTGCGCACGTTTCCCTTGGAGCCGATGTCCGGGGACAAGCTGAATACGTGGCGGTATGGGGAGATCGTCTCCTCGGTGACCCGGATCATGAATTTCTATGAGTATACGCTGCATGAAGGGCATGAACGCGTGCAAGGCATCGTGATTGCCGGCGCCGCGCCGGACAAGCCGGAGATCGTGCGCCAGCTGTCGGCGGCTTTTGATCAGGTGAGCGTGTCCGAAGTGGACTTGTCCCCGTATTTTGCTGGACAGGAAATCGCCGACCAAGGCAGCTATGCGATTGCCCTTGGCCTCGCCATGAAGGGAGCGGAAGGCCGATGATCGATATCAATTTGCTCCCTCCCAAGCCGCGTCCGGCTTCCTCTGGAGTCCTTCTCCCGCTCTTGTTGCTGCTCGCCGGGCTTGGGCTTTGCGCTTACTTTGGGTATGCCTTTTGGGGCGTTCACGAGACGGCTGCTGAATTAACTACGAGAATCGCCGAAACGGAACGGCAGCAGGCGGAGTTGCAAAGCGAACTGCAAAGCTTGGGGACTGCGGGAATCGGAGCGGCGGGCATCGAGTTGATCGAGAAGCTAAGTGGACAGCGGCCGGATGTGAAGGCGCTCATCACCAGCCTGGAAGCCCCGCTTCCCGCTGGGGGCACGTTGGAAACGGTACGCTTTCAAGAGACCGTACTCACTTGGACGTGCCGATTCGCCAGCTTAAGTGAAGCTAGTGCCTATTCCACCGCGCTGCGTAAACAGCCGGAACTAAGCGGCGAGCTGATTCAATCGGTGAAAGAGCTGCCGGGGCGGGGGTATATCGGCACATTTGAGCTGAAGCCGGGAACGGGAACGGCGGAACAGGCAGGTGACGGCGAATGAATACGGAACATCGCTCCGGATCGGCCGGAGCCCGCTGGATGCTGGTTGCTGCGCTGGTGCTGCTAGCGGCGGGATCGTTTTATTTCTTCGGATACCGGCCGGAGATGGAGAAATCGGCGAACCTGGCGTCCGACCACGAAGCCAAACAATTATTTCTGCAAAAAACACAGGCGATTGTTGAGGCCAAACGGGCAGATGCAGCAGCATCGGACGCTTTGGCCGATACGGCCAAGCGGGAGGCAGCGGTACCGGAGGAGCCCGACCGGGAAGGGATTTTGCTAGACCTGGAACGAGCGGCCAAGTCCTCCGGCGTACAGATTCGGGAGGTTGTCTTCGAAGGGCCGGAAAGCGGCGGGTCCTTTGCGGTTTCCGCTGATGCCGCGGCCGTAGATAATTCCTTGTCTCTGGACGGAAGTGTGTCCATTTTGAACAGTCTGCCCGCAGGTTCATCGTCGACAGACGGCGTTCCTTCTGCATTGGGGGCTTCCGGATTGTTAAATGAAGCGGAGCTCAGTACGGCGGGGTTCACCGTGATGTCGCTGCAGCTTCAGCTCCGGGGGAGCTTGGCGGAAGTCAAAAACTTCGCCGTAGCTCTGCAGAAAGCCGACCGGCTCTATATCGTCGACTCCTTTGAATATGGAAGAGAAGAAGAGGTGGAGAGCAAAACGGCGGTGTTCCGGCTGTTGGCATTGTACCGGTAACTCAGGAAATCAGAGCTCTTTACGTTTGAATTAAGCATTCCGGCGGTGTGCTGGGGTGCTTTTTTTTCTATTTCCAACGATTCCTTGATACTTTTTGGTATGTTTCCCGTATAAATAACTATAATGCTGAAAGGTGGTGCAACAGGGGGATGGAAATGTGGGCGATTTGGCTCATCGTCGCCGGAATCTTATTGGTACTTGAGATGATGACGATGACTTTTTACCTGCTATGGCTCTGCATCGGTTCGCTGGTTGCGGTAGTTGTAGCTTTGGTGGCCCCCGAAGCTTACTTCTGGCAGGTCGCTTTGGGCTGTCTGGTCGCCGTAGTCCTGACGGTGTTTACGAAGCCGCTTTCCAGAAAATTTCGCACAGCAAAAGGATTTAAGGATATCGGTACCGAACTGGTAGGGAAGCAAGGCGTCGTTGTGGAATCGATTGAACCCGGTCAATACGGCATCGTGAAGGTTGGGGGAGATTCGTGGAGCGCGAAGGCCTCCGTCCCGATCGGCAGGGATGAGAAGGTTCGGGTGCTGGCGCGAAGCAGTACAATTATCGAAGTAGAAAGATGGGAGGAAATTACTTAATGCAATGGGCAATTATTGCGGTCATTGTGGTCGTTGTTGTCGTATTTGTCTCACTGACAGTCAAAATCGTACCGCAGCAACGGGTGGGTGTCGTTGAACGGCTCGGTAAATTTAACCGTTTGCTGACGCCGGGTCTGAACGTCCTGATCCCGATCATCGACCAGGTGCGGACGTATCACGATTTGCGGATTCAACAGACGAATGTGCCGCCGCAAACCGTCATCACCAAAGATAACGTACAGGTGCAGATCGACACGATTATTTTCTATCAGGTTGTAAATCCGGAACAAGCAACGTACGGCATTTCTGATTTTGTGTACGGGGTGCGTAACATTACAACAGCTACGCTGCGTCAGATCATCGGTAAAATGGAACTGGACGAAACGTTGTCCGGTCGGGAGAAGATTTCAACCGATATCCGGACGGCGCTTGATGAAGCGACCGAGAAGTGGGGCGTGCGGATCGAACGGGTAGAAGTCCTCGACATCCGGCCGCCGGTCGATATCCAAGAAGCGATGGACAAACAAATGAAGGCCGAGCGGAACAAACGGGCCATCGTGCTTGAGGCCGAAGCCGCCAAGCAGGATATGATCCTGCGTGCGGAAGGTGACAAGCAAAGTAAGATTCTGAAAGCGGAAGGCGACAAGGAAGCGCGTATTCGCGAAGCCGAAGGCTTCCGCCAAGCCCAGGAGCTGGAGGCGCTGGGTCAAGCAAAAGCGATCGAGTCGATTGCCGCCGCCGAAAAGACGCGGATCGAAATGCTGCGCGACGCTGCTTTAACCGAAGCCGTCCTGGCGTACCAGTCCTTCGAAGCGTTGAAGGAAGTGGCCAAGGGACCGGCCAACAAGGTATTTCTCCCATCGAATGCGATCGAAACGCTGGGAAGCCTCGGCGCGATCGGCGAAGTGTTCAAAGCTGGCAAGGACGGCAAATCATAAGCTTTCAAATGAAGAAGCCCGGCAAGAGATTGTTCTTGCCGGGCTCTTTTTCATGCTTAACTCGATCGGCGCTCTCTCGGTCGGTTCCTCTATATATGAACGGCTCAGGAATGCCGGTTCGACAATTGCGCCTTCAGACGTTCCAGCTCTTCGTTGACGGCGGCGGACTGGGTTGTGCCTGCATCCGCGACACCGGCCGTTCTCCCGTAGCTGGCGGAGACTTCTTGCTGAGCTTCCCAGCTCAGGATCTTCTCCTCCATGCGCTCGAAGCCCCGCGCGGCTGCGCCGCTTTCGATGCCGCGGCTAAAGTTCGGCCGTTCGGTCTCGGCTTTGACTTGTACCTTGCGGGCACGGGCTGCCAGCTCGTTACGTTTCTCCTTCAAGCGGGCAAACTCCGCTTTGCCTTCCGCGATGCGAATCTCCAGCTCAGCGACGCGGTCACGGGCCTCCTGCGCTTCTTTGGCGTACAGCTGCGCTTGCTCCTCGTAACGGATTTTCTCCGCAGCCGCATGGCGCGCCGTCACTTCATCGCCTTGCTCCAGAGCGGTCAAAGCCCGAATTTCACTTTGCTTGGCCAGATGCGCGATATCTGCGCTTTTTCGCTCCTGAACGGTCGCGGTCATTTGCTGCTCCTTCAACAGTTTCTCAGCGGCGGCGATGTCGTCCTCCAGGTTGCGTAAGTATTGGCCGGTCATCAGGACCGGATCCTCCAGTTTGTTTAACACTTCATGAATGGAAGCCTTGGCCAGATTGGCGATACGATCAAATACGCTGCTCATTGGAATCTCTCCTTTAGGGTTAATAGAGTTTGGGAACTTTCACAGATCAAAACGGGGAAAACGGATCATCGTAGCTGTAGCTGCCGATCGGTTCCTTGGGAACGATGAGGCTTGCGATCAGGTACAGGGCTACGACGGTGCCAAAGCTGAAGAATACCGCAACGACGGCGATCAGCCGCACGACCGTGGAGTCAACCCCAAGCCATTGGGCGAGCCCGCCGCACAGGCCGCTCAGTTGCTTATCCGTTGCCGAACGATACAGTTTTCTCATGGTCAACCACTCGCTTTCATTTATTTTTAAGTCAATAGGATCATGGGGACTGAGTCTCGATTGAACGAATGTGTTATCCGTTGTTCATGTCTTCATTCTACCGGGAATGGCGGCAGGGCATAACGGGCTGGGGACGGTTTGTGAACTGGACCTTGGTCGGGCCGGTTCCTCGTCTGGAAGTCGGGGCAGGGGCTTGGGCGCGGGAGGGATTCTGGCAAGTGAAATGAAAAAAAGCTTGACGTCACGCCTATGTAAGCGCTTATTGCGGGAAGTGGACGTTTTCGTTATAGTGTTGTGCATAAGGGAGGGGCGCCGATGTTTTTTTCGCTACGCAATCGGCTGATTGCCGTATTTGTCGTCTTATTGGTCATTTCCTTCTGCGTCATGTTCCTGATCAGCTATAACAAGTCCAGCGCGATCTTGCGCTCTGACAGCGAAACGGCGGCATTGGAAAAAATGACGGCCTACACCGCACTCATCAACTCCACGATTGGCCAAATCTACGATTTCTCCTCAGTGATCTATAACAGTGACATCACGAACGACTGGAGCGAATTCGTCTCCGATCCCACGCAGTCCGAAGGGCAGAAGATGCTGAAAAATATCCAGCTCAGCAAATTTTTGACGCGGACGGTGAACAACTATTCCATCATCGCCACCGCCTCGATTTATCGCAAAGACGGGCTGTATGTCGGTCTGGACAACCAGATCTTGCAGGACCCGTCGTTTTTGGAGACGGACTGGTATCGAAATTTTTACGAGTCTGAGCAGCATTGGGCCCCGGCGGCGGTGGATCCGTTTGAACCGGTGCGTTTGAAGGAGCATGAGGTCATCAGCTTCCTGATCCCGATCGGGACGTTCAGCGTTTCCCAAGCTACCGCCATCATGAAGGTGAACGTTCGCGCTGAATACTTCAAGGACCCGCTCAGCCAGGTGCATCTCGGAACCCATGGTACGATTTTTTTGCTTAGCGGCGAAGGTGAACCGCTGTTAGGCCAGCCGTTATCAGATTTCAGCGAACCGGTCCTGAACAAGCTGGGGGAGATCCGGGAGCGGGGGCCGCGGGAAGGCGTATTTTATGCCAAACCTCAGGGCGAGGACATGATCTACGTCTATAAAAAACTGCAATTTAACGATTGGATGCTCGTTGGGGCGGTCTCGGAAAATGAACTGCTGGCCAACCTGATCAATCTGAAATCAGGGATTTTGGTGGCGACCGGGACACTGTTGGTGTTCGCTGTCCTTGCGGCCGTCTGGATTTCCTACAGCATTACCAAACCGCTGGGCGGCTTGGTGGCAGCGATGCGGCTTGTCCAGCGCGGGGAGTTCGCCCAGGCGGAGCAGCGTATTCCTGAGCGGCAGCAGGTGAACCATGAGGTCGGGTTCGTGACGGCCACGTTCCGTAACATGATTGTACGGCTGCGCGCCCATTTGAAAAGCGAGTTTGAATTGAAGCTGCGCCGGCAACAGGCGGAATATCGGGCGCTGCTGATGCAGATTAATCCGCATTTTTTGTTTAACACGTTGGAGTTACTCAGCAGTCTGGTGATCCAGAGGCGAACGGATGATGCAGTTGACGTTATCGAATCGCTAGGCAAAATGCTGCGCTTCTCGCTGAATGCCAAAAGCGATCTGATCCCGTTGCGTGACGAAGTGACGTATACCGAATCTTTCGCTGCGATTCTGCACCATCGGTTTGCGGAACAGCTGGATTTGACGCTGGAGAACGCGGTGCCGGACCGTCCGGTGTATATCGTGAAGTTTATTTTGCAGCCGCTTGTGGAAAATGCCGTGAAATACAGTCAGGTCAAAAACGACGTTGCCGTTGTGCGCATCCGGATTTGGGAGGAGGATCAACGGCTGCTCTTGCAGGTGGCCGACAACGGAGTTGGCATGGAGCCGGACTTGGTGCGGCAGCTGAACGAGGAGTACCAGCATTCCCAACTGGAGCAGGTATTAAGCACCGGCGGGAGACAGATCGGCTTGCGGAATATTTTGGCTCGGTGTGCGCTTTATTATGGAGCTGGCTTTGCGTTTTCGATTCAATCGGCGTCCGGGGAAGGGACGACGATCACACTGAGTTTGCCGATAGGGGAGGGAAATGCGGATGTATAACGTGCTGCTGGTTGATGATGAACGGGAGATTCGTCAAGGACTAAGGCTAAAAATCGATTGGCAGCAGCTGGGCCTCCAGATCGCCGGGGAAGCGGGGAATGGTCAGGAGGCGCTGGAGTGGCTTCAGACCGGGGACTGCGACATTATCATTACCGATATGCGCATGCCGATCATGGACGGGGTGGAGCTGCTCGAAAGCTGTTCCCGGCAATATCCGGATATTCGTCTGATCGTGCTGACGGGATATGACGATTTTCAGTATGCCCATGCGGCGATCAAAAATCGCGCCAGCGACCTGCTGCTCAAGCCGGTGA
This region includes:
- a CDS encoding prepilin peptidase; the protein is MILTALNVAGGLALGPVLAWYGRRLVAKRGLLRASSSQAAGPAAGEAAAALGTAALFALMHLQFGASGAWALGLLLSALAVLCAVTDLTAHIIPNGAVLGFGAVLLVAAPLAGGVPLWSQALGALGGGGLLLLIALLTSGKGMGMGDVKLLTVFGWVVGFPGVLLALFLASAAGAAAGLLQLAWGRRRRGQTLAFGPFLAIGTLVVYMYGKEIIHWYLQNVIPFY
- a CDS encoding NfeD family protein; translation: MEMWAIWLIVAGILLVLEMMTMTFYLLWLCIGSLVAVVVALVAPEAYFWQVALGCLVAVVLTVFTKPLSRKFRTAKGFKDIGTELVGKQGVVVESIEPGQYGIVKVGGDSWSAKASVPIGRDEKVRVLARSSTIIEVERWEEIT
- a CDS encoding SPFH domain-containing protein — translated: MQWAIIAVIVVVVVVFVSLTVKIVPQQRVGVVERLGKFNRLLTPGLNVLIPIIDQVRTYHDLRIQQTNVPPQTVITKDNVQVQIDTIIFYQVVNPEQATYGISDFVYGVRNITTATLRQIIGKMELDETLSGREKISTDIRTALDEATEKWGVRIERVEVLDIRPPVDIQEAMDKQMKAERNKRAIVLEAEAAKQDMILRAEGDKQSKILKAEGDKEARIREAEGFRQAQELEALGQAKAIESIAAAEKTRIEMLRDAALTEAVLAYQSFEALKEVAKGPANKVFLPSNAIETLGSLGAIGEVFKAGKDGKS
- a CDS encoding PspC domain-containing protein, with the translated sequence MRKLYRSATDKQLSGLCGGLAQWLGVDSTVVRLIAVVAVFFSFGTVVALYLIASLIVPKEPIGSYSYDDPFSPF
- the pilM gene encoding type IV pilus biogenesis protein PilM is translated as MVSAKRHSFLLNRRSAHIGITIDEDGIRFVKFDAKRGIVERAGLLPVDAELNEDGVPDVSGFTEMVKRWANRRGLAGKKVRLAAPTSQSFIRLLQVPKVSKRQQRRVTELEIEGSIRLPFEDPVIDYHWIEEREEGEALLTFVAAVPRPIIQEMVSSLEQAGLRLEAVDLAAIALSRILRQQRLLGESGNVMAINFKAKEAEVYTYHQGLPDFVRTFPLEPMSGDKLNTWRYGEIVSSVTRIMNFYEYTLHEGHERVQGIVIAGAAPDKPEIVRQLSAAFDQVSVSEVDLSPYFAGQEIADQGSYAIALGLAMKGAEGR
- a CDS encoding PspA/IM30 family protein; this translates as MSSVFDRIANLAKASIHEVLNKLEDPVLMTGQYLRNLEDDIAAAEKLLKEQQMTATVQERKSADIAHLAKQSEIRALTALEQGDEVTARHAAAEKIRYEEQAQLYAKEAQEARDRVAELEIRIAEGKAEFARLKEKRNELAARARKVQVKAETERPNFSRGIESGAAARGFERMEEKILSWEAQQEVSASYGRTAGVADAGTTQSAAVNEELERLKAQLSNRHS